The segment CGGCCGCCGGCTGCTCGCCGAGGCGGACGTGGTCATCGCCGACCGGCTCGGCCCCCGCGACCTCCTGGACGAGCTGCCCCCGCACGTCGAGGTGATCGACGCGGCGAAGATCCCGTACGGCCGGTTCATGGCCCAGGAGGCCATCAACAACGCGCTGATCGAGCACGCCAAGGCCGGCAGGTCCGTCGTACGGCTCAAGGGCGGCGACCCGTTCGTCTTCGGCCGGGGCATGGAGGAGGCGCAGGCGCTCGCCGTCGAGGGCATCGCCTGCACGGTGGTGCCGGGCATCTCCAGCTCGATCTCGGTCCCGGGCGCGGCGGGCATCCCGGTGACGCACCGGGGCGTGGCGCACGAGTTCACGGTGGTCAGCGGGCACGTGGCCCCGGAGGACCCGCGTTCGCTGGTCGACTGGGCGTCGCTCGCGAAGCTCACCGGCACGCTCGTGATCCTGATGGGCGTGGACAAGATCGGGAAGATCGCCGAGGCGCTGATCGCCCACGGCAAGAACCCGGAGACGCCGCTCGCCCTGGTCCAGGAGGGCACGACGGCCTCCCAGCGCCGGGTGGACGCGACGCTGGCGACGGTCGCGGAGACCGTCAAGGCCCAGGAGGTCCGCCCGCCGGCGGTCATCGTGATCGGCGACGTGGTGACGGAAGGCCCGGACCGCCTGGTCAGGTGACACCGCTCAGGAGCGGGCGACGCGGCGGCCGACGCACGGCCGCACACACATTGGCACCACACCCCGGACAAGGCAGTATCACCTCGTGGCCGAACTCATCACGATCGACGACCCCGACGACCCGCGCCTGCGCGACTACACCGGTCTGACCGATGTCGAACTCCGCCGCAGAAGGGAGCCGGCCGAGGGCCTGTTCATCGCGGAGGGCGAGAAGGTCATCCGCCGGGCCCGGCAGGCGGGGTACGAGATGCGGTCGATGCTGCTCTCCGCCAAGTGGGTCGATGTGATGCGGGACGTCATCGACGAGGTCCCGGCGCCGGTGT is part of the Streptomyces sp. NBC_00250 genome and harbors:
- the cobA gene encoding uroporphyrinogen-III C-methyltransferase translates to MAEHADHTAQPTTHPAYPVGLRLAGRRVVVLGGGQVAQRRLPALIAAGADITLISPSATPSVEAMAEAGEITWTKRRYEDGDLADAWYALVATTDPASNAAASAEAERTRTWCVRSDDAEAATAWTPATGRSEGVTVAVLTGHDPRRSATVRDAIVEGLRDGSIAAPQHRARTPFVALVGGGPGDPDLITVRGRRLLAEADVVIADRLGPRDLLDELPPHVEVIDAAKIPYGRFMAQEAINNALIEHAKAGRSVVRLKGGDPFVFGRGMEEAQALAVEGIACTVVPGISSSISVPGAAGIPVTHRGVAHEFTVVSGHVAPEDPRSLVDWASLAKLTGTLVILMGVDKIGKIAEALIAHGKNPETPLALVQEGTTASQRRVDATLATVAETVKAQEVRPPAVIVIGDVVTEGPDRLVR